Proteins from a single region of Pseudomonas ekonensis:
- a CDS encoding lysozyme inhibitor LprI family protein encodes MHPRLLLALAPLLVTPLVHAAADCANASDQSTMNQCAAQENKAADKELNAVYQQITARLKDNPEGKKLLVGAQRAWIGFRDAECKFSASGVTGGSVYPLIYNNCLTSVTKARTEALKQYLKCEEGDLGCPVQP; translated from the coding sequence ATGCACCCACGCCTGCTTCTGGCCCTTGCGCCGCTGCTTGTCACCCCGCTCGTCCACGCGGCCGCCGATTGCGCCAACGCCAGCGACCAGTCGACCATGAACCAGTGCGCAGCGCAGGAAAACAAGGCGGCGGACAAGGAACTGAACGCGGTCTACCAGCAGATCACCGCGCGCCTGAAGGACAATCCCGAGGGCAAGAAGCTGCTGGTGGGCGCCCAGCGGGCGTGGATCGGATTCCGTGATGCCGAGTGCAAGTTCTCGGCGTCCGGAGTGACAGGCGGGAGCGTCTATCCGCTGATCTACAACAACTGCCTCACCTCGGTGACCAAGGCGCGGACCGAGGCGCTCAAGCAGTACCTGAAATGCGAGGAAGGGGATCTGGGTTGCCCGGTTCAGCCTTAA
- a CDS encoding SRPBCC family protein: protein MKPVPNSFERKITLRSPRPHVWRALVDAEAFGQWFGVALEGRRFIAGEWTQGQVTYPGYEHVLWNVLVERVEPQQLFSFRWHPYAVNPKIDYSQEPTTLVKFELQDYENGTLLKVSESGFAHIPDVRQKEAYYMDSRGWEEQLSRLEHFLTESERAREREGG from the coding sequence ATGAAACCAGTACCCAATAGCTTTGAACGCAAGATCACGCTCAGGTCGCCGCGCCCCCATGTCTGGCGCGCGCTGGTCGATGCCGAAGCGTTCGGCCAGTGGTTCGGCGTGGCGCTGGAAGGCCGGCGGTTCATCGCCGGCGAATGGACGCAAGGGCAGGTCACGTACCCCGGCTACGAGCACGTGCTGTGGAACGTGCTGGTGGAGCGGGTCGAGCCGCAGCAGCTGTTTTCGTTCCGCTGGCACCCCTACGCGGTGAACCCCAAGATCGACTACTCCCAGGAGCCGACCACGCTGGTCAAGTTCGAACTGCAGGACTATGAAAACGGCACGTTGCTGAAAGTGTCAGAATCGGGCTTTGCGCACATTCCCGACGTGCGCCAGAAGGAGGCCTACTACATGGACAGCCGTGGCTGGGAAGAGCAATTGAGCCGGTTGGAGCATTTCCTGACCGAAAGCGAACGGGCCCGCGAGCGTGAAGGTGGCTGA
- a CDS encoding aminoglycoside phosphotransferase family protein — MYGPWLQRWALVPDGEPVITPGSRLLPVRQGDTPAMLKVAVDAEEKFGNLLMTWWDGEGAARVIAHHGDGLLLERAMGRRSLMRMALNGEDDKASRILCSALARLHAPRPSPPPPLVELAPWFASLRQAAERHGGPYVKSLRTAEALLAEPQDVVVLHGDMHHDNVLDFGPRGWLAIDPKRVRGERGYDYANLICNPELPTAGDPGRFRRQVEVIAEAAGLERRRLLQWVLAFAGLSAAWFLEDDDRQAAAGQLQVAQLAASALEA, encoded by the coding sequence GTGTACGGACCCTGGCTGCAGCGCTGGGCGCTGGTGCCGGACGGCGAGCCGGTCATCACCCCCGGCAGCCGCCTGCTGCCGGTGCGCCAGGGCGACACCCCGGCGATGCTCAAGGTGGCCGTGGACGCCGAAGAGAAGTTCGGCAACCTGCTGATGACCTGGTGGGACGGCGAGGGCGCGGCGCGGGTGATCGCCCACCACGGCGACGGCCTGCTGCTGGAGCGGGCCATGGGTCGCCGTTCGCTGATGCGCATGGCGCTCAACGGCGAGGACGACAAGGCCAGCCGCATTCTTTGCTCGGCGTTGGCGCGCCTGCATGCCCCGCGTCCGTCTCCGCCTCCGCCGCTGGTGGAGCTGGCGCCGTGGTTCGCGTCCCTGCGCCAGGCGGCCGAGCGCCATGGCGGGCCGTACGTGAAGAGCCTGCGCACCGCCGAAGCCCTGCTCGCCGAGCCGCAGGACGTGGTGGTGCTGCACGGCGACATGCACCACGACAACGTGCTCGATTTCGGGCCCCGGGGCTGGCTGGCCATCGACCCCAAGCGGGTGCGCGGCGAGCGTGGATATGACTACGCCAACCTGATCTGCAACCCCGAGCTGCCGACGGCGGGGGATCCCGGACGGTTCCGCCGGCAGGTCGAGGTGATCGCCGAGGCGGCGGGGCTGGAACGTCGGCGGCTGCTGCAATGGGTGCTGGCGTTCGCCGGCCTGTCGGCCGCGTGGTTCCTGGAGGATGACGACCGCCAAGCCGCTGCCGGGCAGTTGCAAGTCGCGCAGTTGGCGGCCTCGGCGCTCGAAGCCTGA
- the tusA gene encoding sulfurtransferase TusA encodes MSEMIDTPVDGTLDATGLNCPEPVMMLHQHIRDLVPGGLLKVIATDPSTRRDIPKFCVFLDHELVDQREEAGTYLYWIRKKQG; translated from the coding sequence ATGAGTGAAATGATCGACACCCCGGTGGACGGCACCCTCGACGCCACCGGCCTCAATTGCCCGGAACCGGTGATGATGCTGCACCAGCACATCCGCGACCTGGTGCCCGGCGGCCTGCTCAAGGTCATCGCCACCGATCCCTCGACCCGCCGCGACATCCCCAAGTTCTGCGTGTTCCTTGACCACGAACTGGTGGACCAGCGCGAAGAGGCCGGCACCTACCTGTACTGGATCCGCAAGAAGCAAGGCTGA
- the rlmM gene encoding 23S rRNA (cytidine(2498)-2'-O)-methyltransferase RlmM has translation MNTLFMHCRPGFEGEVCSEISDLAARLNVAGYAKAKPSSACAEFVCSEADGAERLMRGQRFAELIFPRQWARGVFIDLPETDRISVILAHMAEFPVCGSLWLEVLDTNDGKELSNFCKKFEAPLRKALTGAGKLVDDAGKPRLLLTFKSGREVFLGLADAGNSAMWPMGIPRLKFPREAPSRSTLKLEEAWHHFIPRDQWEERLHSDMTGVDLGAAPGGWTWQLVNRGMLVTAIDNGPMAQSLMDTGLVQHLMADGFTFKPRQPVDWMVCDIVEKPARNAAMLDEWVGEGHCREAVVNLKLPMKQRYAEVKRLLERIADGFKARGVKVDIGCKQLYHDREEVTCHLRRHDAKKPKSRG, from the coding sequence ATGAACACCCTATTCATGCACTGCCGGCCAGGCTTCGAAGGCGAAGTCTGCTCCGAGATTTCCGACCTCGCCGCCCGGCTGAACGTGGCCGGCTACGCCAAGGCCAAGCCGTCCAGCGCTTGCGCCGAGTTCGTGTGCAGCGAAGCCGACGGCGCCGAACGGCTGATGCGCGGCCAGCGTTTCGCCGAATTGATCTTCCCGCGCCAATGGGCGCGCGGTGTCTTCATCGACTTGCCGGAAACCGACCGCATCAGCGTGATCCTCGCCCATATGGCCGAATTCCCGGTGTGCGGCAGCCTGTGGCTGGAAGTGCTGGACACCAACGACGGCAAGGAACTGTCGAACTTCTGCAAGAAATTCGAGGCGCCGCTGCGCAAGGCGCTCACCGGCGCCGGCAAGCTGGTGGACGACGCCGGCAAGCCGCGTCTGCTGCTGACCTTCAAGAGCGGCCGCGAAGTGTTCCTCGGCCTGGCCGACGCCGGCAACTCGGCGATGTGGCCGATGGGCATTCCGCGCCTGAAGTTCCCGCGGGAGGCGCCGAGCCGCTCGACCCTGAAGCTGGAGGAGGCCTGGCACCACTTCATCCCGCGTGACCAGTGGGAAGAGCGCCTGCACAGCGACATGACCGGTGTGGACCTGGGTGCGGCGCCGGGCGGCTGGACCTGGCAACTGGTCAATCGGGGCATGCTGGTGACGGCTATCGACAACGGCCCGATGGCGCAAAGCCTGATGGACACCGGCCTGGTGCAGCACCTGATGGCCGACGGCTTCACCTTCAAGCCCAGGCAGCCGGTGGACTGGATGGTCTGCGACATCGTCGAAAAACCGGCCCGCAACGCCGCGATGCTCGATGAGTGGGTCGGCGAGGGCCACTGCCGGGAAGCGGTGGTCAACCTCAAGCTGCCGATGAAGCAGCGCTACGCCGAAGTCAAACGCCTGCTCGAACGCATCGCCGACGGTTTCAAGGCCCGGGGCGTCAAGGTCGACATCGGCTGCAAGCAGCTGTACCACGACCGCGAGGAAGTGACCTGCCACCTGCGCCGGCACGATGCGAAAAAGCCGAAATCCCGCGGATGA
- the acnA gene encoding aconitate hydratase AcnA, with protein MPSLDSLNTLKTLQVDNKTYHYFSLPEAAKSLGDIDRLPMSLKVLLENLLRWEDGKTVTGADLKAIAAWLKERRSDREIQYRPARVLMQDFTGVPAVVDLAAMRAAVARAGGDPQRINPLSPVDLVIDHSVMVDKFATASAFEQNVDIEMQRNGERYAFLRWGQSAFDNFSVVPPGTGICHQVNLEYLGRTVWTRDEDGRTYAFPDTLVGTDSHTTMINGLGVLGWGVGGIEAEAAMLGQPVSMLIPEVIGFKLTGKLKEGITATDLVLTVTQMLRKKGVVGKFVEFYGDGLADLPLADRATIANMAPEYGATCGFFPVDDVTLQYLRLSGRPAEVVKRVEAYTKAQGLWRLPGQEPLFTDSLALDMGSVEASLAGPKRPQDRVALPDVGQAFSDFLDLQFKPASKDEGRLESEGGGGVAVGNADMAGETDYEFEGSTYRLKNGAVVIAAITSCTNTSNPSVMMAAGLLAKKAVEKGLTRKPWVKSSLAPGSKVVTDYYRAAGLTKYLDQLGFSLVGYGCTTCIGNSGPLPEPIEKAIQQADLTVASVLSGNRNFEGRVHPLVKTNWLASPPLVVAYALAGSVRTDISREPLGEDAQGRPVYLRDIWPGSQEIADAVNQVNTAMFHKEYAEVFAGDEQWQAIQVPQAATYVWQADSTYIQHPPFFDDVAGPLPVIDDVRGARILALLGDSVTTDHISPAGNIKADSPAGRYLRELGVEPRDFNSYGSRRGNHEVMMRGTFANIRIRNEMLGGEEGGNTLYIPTGEKLAIYDAAMRYQASGTPLVVIAGQEYGTGSSRDWAAKGTNLLGVKAVIAESFERIHRSNLVGMGVLPLQFKVDQNRKSLNLTGRETLDIQGLGGAELTPRMNLTLVITREDGRQEKVEVLCRIDTLNEVEYFKSGGILHYVLRQLIAS; from the coding sequence ATGCCGTCCCTCGATAGCCTGAACACCCTCAAGACCCTGCAGGTCGACAACAAGACCTATCACTATTTCAGCTTGCCGGAGGCCGCCAAAAGCCTGGGCGACATCGACCGGCTGCCGATGTCGCTCAAGGTGCTGCTGGAAAACCTGCTGCGCTGGGAGGACGGCAAGACCGTCACCGGCGCCGACCTCAAGGCGATCGCCGCCTGGCTCAAGGAGCGTCGCTCCGACCGCGAGATCCAGTACCGCCCCGCCCGGGTGCTGATGCAGGACTTCACCGGCGTGCCCGCCGTGGTCGACCTGGCGGCGATGCGCGCCGCCGTGGCCAGGGCCGGCGGCGACCCGCAGCGGATCAACCCGCTGTCGCCGGTGGACCTGGTGATCGACCACTCGGTGATGGTGGACAAATTCGCCACCGCCAGCGCCTTCGAACAGAACGTCGACATCGAGATGCAGCGCAACGGCGAACGCTATGCCTTCCTGCGCTGGGGCCAGAGCGCGTTCGACAACTTCAGCGTGGTGCCGCCGGGCACCGGTATCTGCCACCAGGTCAACCTCGAATACCTGGGGCGCACGGTATGGACCCGGGACGAGGACGGCCGCACGTATGCCTTCCCGGACACGCTGGTCGGCACCGACTCCCACACCACCATGATCAACGGCCTGGGCGTGCTCGGCTGGGGCGTCGGCGGGATCGAGGCGGAAGCGGCGATGCTCGGCCAGCCGGTGTCGATGCTGATCCCGGAGGTCATCGGCTTCAAGCTCACCGGCAAGCTCAAGGAAGGCATCACCGCCACCGACCTGGTGCTGACCGTGACCCAGATGCTGCGCAAGAAAGGCGTGGTCGGCAAATTCGTCGAGTTCTACGGCGACGGCCTCGCCGACCTGCCGCTGGCCGACCGCGCGACCATCGCCAACATGGCCCCGGAATACGGCGCCACGTGCGGATTCTTCCCGGTCGATGACGTCACGTTGCAATACCTGCGCCTGTCCGGCCGTCCCGCCGAGGTGGTCAAACGCGTCGAGGCCTACACCAAGGCCCAGGGCCTGTGGCGCCTGCCCGGCCAGGAGCCGCTGTTCACCGACAGCCTGGCGCTGGACATGGGCAGCGTCGAAGCCAGCCTCGCCGGCCCCAAACGGCCGCAGGACCGCGTGGCGCTGCCCGACGTCGGCCAAGCGTTCAGCGACTTCCTCGACCTGCAGTTCAAGCCCGCCAGCAAAGACGAAGGCCGCCTGGAAAGCGAGGGCGGCGGCGGTGTGGCGGTGGGCAACGCGGACATGGCCGGCGAAACCGACTACGAGTTCGAAGGCAGCACCTATCGCCTGAAAAACGGTGCGGTGGTGATCGCCGCGATCACCTCCTGCACCAACACCTCCAACCCGAGCGTGATGATGGCCGCCGGCCTGCTGGCGAAAAAAGCCGTGGAAAAGGGCCTGACCCGCAAGCCGTGGGTCAAGAGCTCGCTGGCGCCGGGCTCCAAGGTGGTCACCGACTATTACCGGGCGGCGGGGCTGACGAAATACCTCGACCAACTCGGTTTCTCGCTGGTCGGCTATGGCTGCACCACCTGCATCGGCAACTCGGGGCCGCTGCCGGAGCCGATCGAGAAAGCCATCCAGCAGGCCGACCTGACCGTGGCGTCGGTGCTGTCCGGCAACCGCAACTTCGAGGGCCGGGTGCATCCGCTGGTCAAGACCAACTGGCTGGCCTCGCCGCCGCTGGTCGTTGCCTACGCGCTGGCCGGCAGCGTGCGCACCGACATCAGCCGCGAGCCGCTGGGCGAAGACGCGCAAGGCCGTCCGGTGTACCTGCGCGACATCTGGCCCGGCAGCCAGGAGATCGCCGACGCGGTGAACCAGGTCAACACCGCGATGTTCCACAAGGAGTACGCCGAGGTGTTCGCCGGCGACGAGCAGTGGCAGGCCATCCAGGTTCCGCAGGCCGCGACCTACGTCTGGCAGGCGGACTCGACCTACATCCAGCACCCGCCGTTCTTCGACGACGTCGCCGGGCCCTTGCCGGTGATCGACGATGTCCGGGGGGCGCGGATCCTGGCGCTGCTGGGCGATTCGGTGACCACCGACCACATCTCCCCGGCCGGCAACATCAAGGCCGACAGCCCGGCCGGGCGCTACCTGCGCGAACTGGGCGTGGAACCGCGGGACTTCAACTCCTACGGCTCACGCCGAGGCAACCACGAAGTGATGATGCGCGGCACCTTCGCCAACATCCGGATCCGCAACGAAATGCTCGGCGGCGAAGAAGGCGGCAACACGCTGTACATCCCCACCGGCGAAAAACTGGCGATCTACGACGCGGCCATGCGCTATCAGGCGTCGGGCACACCGCTGGTGGTGATCGCCGGCCAAGAGTACGGCACCGGCTCCAGCCGCGACTGGGCGGCCAAGGGCACCAACCTGCTGGGCGTGAAGGCGGTGATCGCCGAGAGCTTCGAACGCATCCACCGCTCCAACCTGGTGGGCATGGGCGTGTTGCCATTGCAGTTCAAGGTGGATCAGAACCGCAAGAGCTTGAACCTCACCGGCCGGGAAACCCTGGACATCCAGGGCCTGGGCGGCGCGGAACTGACGCCGCGGATGAACCTGACGCTGGTGATCACCCGGGAGGACGGCCGCCAGGAAAAGGTCGAGGTGCTGTGCCGCATCGACACCCTGAACGAGGTGGAGTACTTCAAGTCCGGCGGGATCCTGCATTACGTGCTGCGGCAATTGATCGCGTCCTGA
- a CDS encoding MATE family efflux transporter: protein MNSVTQRPAAVSPDRPARIRLELKSLLGLALPIIIAQLATTAMGFVDAVMAGRVGPRDLAAVALGNSIWVPVFLLMTGTLLATTPKVAQRFGAGTHGEIGPLVRQALWLALTVGLMATAMLVCAEPVLHLMKVDPELIGPCMQYLHGIASGLPAVALYHVLRCFSDGLGRTRPAMVLGLCGLALNIPLNYVFIYGHFGVPAMGGVGCGWATAIVMWVMALGLAGYERWAPAYKSSELFSRFDWPQWAVIKRLLAIGLPIGIAVFAESSIFAVIALLIGSLGATVVAGHQIALNVSSLVFMIPYSLGMAVTVRVGQALGRGEPREARFAAGVGMGSALAYACLSASMMLLLREPIAAIYTADPTVIHIAAMLIVYSALFQFSDAIQVTAAGALRGYQDTRVTMILTLFAYWGIGLPVGYALGLTDWLGEPRGPSGLWQGLIVGLSCAALMLSVRLIRSARKRIRIGHSAV from the coding sequence GTGAACTCCGTGACCCAACGCCCCGCCGCCGTTTCCCCCGACCGCCCCGCCCGGATCCGTCTGGAGCTCAAGAGCCTGCTCGGTCTCGCCCTGCCGATCATCATCGCGCAACTGGCGACCACCGCCATGGGCTTCGTCGATGCAGTGATGGCCGGCCGCGTCGGGCCCCGGGACCTGGCGGCCGTGGCCCTGGGCAACTCGATCTGGGTGCCGGTGTTCCTGCTGATGACCGGCACCCTGCTGGCGACCACCCCGAAAGTCGCACAGCGCTTCGGCGCCGGCACCCACGGCGAAATCGGTCCGCTGGTGCGCCAGGCGCTCTGGCTGGCTCTGACGGTGGGGCTGATGGCGACCGCGATGCTGGTCTGCGCCGAGCCGGTCCTGCACCTGATGAAGGTCGATCCGGAACTGATCGGCCCCTGCATGCAATACCTGCACGGCATCGCCAGCGGCCTGCCGGCGGTGGCGCTCTATCACGTGCTGCGCTGCTTCAGCGACGGCCTGGGCCGCACCCGTCCGGCCATGGTGCTGGGCCTGTGCGGCCTGGCCCTGAACATTCCGCTGAACTACGTGTTCATCTACGGCCATTTCGGCGTGCCGGCCATGGGCGGCGTCGGCTGCGGCTGGGCCACGGCGATCGTGATGTGGGTAATGGCGCTGGGCCTGGCCGGCTATGAGCGCTGGGCGCCCGCCTACAAGTCCAGCGAACTGTTCAGCCGTTTCGACTGGCCGCAATGGGCCGTGATCAAGCGCCTGCTGGCCATCGGCCTGCCGATCGGCATCGCCGTGTTCGCCGAATCGAGCATCTTCGCCGTGATCGCCCTGCTGATCGGCAGCCTCGGTGCCACCGTGGTGGCCGGGCACCAGATCGCCCTGAACGTCAGCTCGCTGGTGTTCATGATCCCGTATTCGCTGGGGATGGCCGTGACCGTGCGGGTCGGTCAGGCCCTGGGGCGCGGGGAGCCGCGTGAAGCGCGCTTCGCCGCCGGAGTCGGCATGGGCAGCGCGCTGGCCTACGCGTGCCTCTCGGCGAGCATGATGCTGTTGCTGCGAGAGCCGATCGCGGCGATCTACACCGCCGACCCGACGGTGATCCACATCGCGGCGATGCTGATCGTGTATTCGGCGCTGTTCCAGTTCTCCGACGCGATCCAGGTCACCGCCGCCGGGGCGCTGCGCGGCTACCAGGACACCCGGGTGACGATGATCCTGACCCTGTTCGCCTACTGGGGCATCGGCCTGCCGGTGGGTTACGCCCTGGGCCTGACCGACTGGCTCGGCGAGCCCCGGGGCCCGAGCGGCCTGTGGCAGGGCCTGATCGTCGGCCTGAGCTGCGCGGCGCTGATGCTGTCGGTGCGGCTGATCCGCAGCGCCCGCAAGCGCATTCGCATCGGCCATTCGGCGGTCTGA
- a CDS encoding PA1571 family protein, with amino-acid sequence MSLQNSSDDKIQVIRTKPGQALGCSIIDEDGREVPITEEMIQKACRELDQRLVKPAEQK; translated from the coding sequence ATGTCCTTGCAAAACAGCAGCGACGACAAGATTCAAGTGATCCGCACCAAGCCCGGCCAAGCTCTGGGTTGCTCGATCATCGACGAGGACGGCCGCGAAGTGCCGATCACCGAAGAGATGATCCAGAAGGCCTGCCGCGAACTGGATCAGCGATTGGTCAAGCCTGCCGAACAAAAGTGA
- the pdxB gene encoding 4-phosphoerythronate dehydrogenase PdxB — protein MLIVADENIPLLDAFFAGFGEIRRVPGRAIDRATVERADVLLVRSVTNVDRALLEGSNVRFVGTCTIGTDHLDLDYFAEAGIAWSSAPGCNARGVVDYVLGSLLTLADIEGADLGRRTYGVVGAGQVGGRLVKVLKGLGWDVKVCDPPRQAAEGGDYVSLEQIIEQCDVISLHTPLTRTGDGATWHLFDRGRLQRLKPGAWLINAARGPVIDNAALREVLLAREDLQAVLDVWEAEPEVDLALADLCVLATPHIAGYSLDGKQRGTAQIYQAYCDVIGHPASLRLEDLLPAPWLTQMTLHADTDPAWALAALCRGVYDPRRDDADFRRSLVDDVGAQRAAFDALRKGYPVRREIEGLKVRIEGESPALRQIVAALGAVAV, from the coding sequence ATGCTGATTGTCGCCGACGAAAACATCCCGCTGCTCGATGCCTTCTTTGCCGGTTTCGGCGAGATCCGCCGGGTGCCGGGCCGCGCGATCGACCGCGCCACGGTCGAACGGGCCGATGTCCTGCTGGTGCGTTCGGTGACGAACGTCGACCGGGCCCTGCTCGAAGGCAGCAACGTGCGCTTCGTCGGCACGTGCACCATCGGCACCGATCATCTGGACCTGGACTACTTCGCCGAAGCCGGCATCGCCTGGTCCAGCGCCCCCGGCTGCAACGCCCGGGGCGTGGTCGACTACGTGCTCGGCAGCCTGCTGACCCTCGCCGACATCGAAGGCGCGGATCTTGGCCGGCGTACCTATGGCGTGGTCGGCGCCGGCCAGGTCGGCGGGCGTCTGGTCAAGGTGCTCAAGGGCTTGGGCTGGGACGTGAAGGTCTGCGACCCGCCGCGCCAGGCCGCCGAAGGCGGCGATTACGTGAGCCTTGAGCAAATCATCGAGCAGTGCGACGTGATCAGCCTGCACACCCCGTTGACCCGCACCGGCGACGGCGCGACCTGGCACCTGTTCGACCGCGGGCGTCTGCAGCGGCTCAAGCCCGGCGCCTGGCTGATCAACGCGGCCCGTGGCCCGGTGATCGACAACGCCGCGCTGCGTGAGGTGCTGCTGGCCCGCGAAGACCTCCAAGCGGTGCTCGACGTCTGGGAGGCCGAGCCCGAGGTGGATCTGGCGCTGGCCGACCTCTGCGTGCTGGCGACACCGCACATCGCCGGCTACAGCCTCGACGGCAAACAGCGCGGTACGGCGCAGATCTATCAGGCCTACTGCGACGTCATCGGTCATCCGGCCAGCCTCCGTCTCGAAGACCTGTTGCCGGCGCCGTGGCTGACTCAGATGACCCTGCATGCCGACACCGACCCGGCCTGGGCGTTGGCGGCGCTGTGCCGCGGCGTGTACGACCCGCGCCGGGACGACGCGGACTTCCGGCGCAGCCTGGTGGACGATGTCGGCGCACAGCGGGCGGCGTTCGATGCGTTGCGCAAGGGGTATCCGGTGCGGCGCGAGATCGAAGGGCTCAAGGTCAGGATCGAGGGCGAGTCCCCGGCCCTGCGGCAGATCGTGGCGGCGTTGGGGGCCGTGGCGGTTTGA
- the peaD gene encoding quinohemoprotein amine dehydrogenase subunit beta → MHSIKACGLAAFAVLSTCSLSVLADENTALQDGHEYMLTTNYPNNLHVIDLATDSLFKTCKMPDAFGPGTVQLSPDRKTAYVLNNHYADVYGVALDTCKQVFHASITQQPGEKARSMFAFTVSHDGKELYAIANPTQMLNDRYEVKQPRLDVYATDAGMNAKPVRSFPAPRQLTIMQSGDDGTLYVAGADVYKVDVKTGKFDVLIPSRHWKRPDYSAPDVLYVWNQQTYRHDFSLLYTAAKFKDKKQDPATAEYLYGLFSVDLKTGKTETTDFGPLTEIYFSGMRSPKDPNLMFGVLNRLAKYDIKQKKLIQAASLDHSYYCISFNKDGSKIYLAGTFNDVAIFDAETLKQTGSIKLPGGDMAITTAQVFVR, encoded by the coding sequence ATGCACAGCATCAAAGCCTGCGGCCTGGCCGCGTTCGCCGTCCTGAGCACCTGTTCGCTCAGCGTTCTGGCCGATGAGAACACTGCGTTGCAAGACGGTCACGAATACATGTTGACCACCAATTACCCGAACAACCTGCACGTCATCGACCTGGCCACCGACAGCCTGTTCAAGACCTGCAAGATGCCCGACGCCTTCGGCCCCGGCACCGTGCAGCTGTCGCCGGACCGCAAGACCGCGTACGTGCTGAACAACCATTACGCCGATGTCTACGGCGTGGCGCTGGACACCTGCAAACAGGTGTTCCACGCCAGCATCACCCAGCAACCGGGGGAAAAGGCGCGTTCGATGTTCGCCTTCACCGTCAGCCACGACGGCAAGGAACTGTACGCCATCGCCAACCCGACACAGATGCTCAACGACCGCTACGAGGTCAAGCAGCCGCGCCTGGACGTGTACGCGACCGACGCCGGGATGAACGCCAAACCGGTGCGCAGCTTCCCGGCGCCGCGGCAACTGACGATCATGCAGAGCGGCGACGACGGCACGCTGTATGTGGCAGGGGCCGATGTGTACAAGGTCGACGTGAAGACCGGCAAGTTCGACGTGCTGATCCCCAGCCGCCACTGGAAACGCCCCGACTACAGTGCGCCGGACGTGCTCTATGTGTGGAACCAGCAGACCTACCGGCATGATTTCTCGCTGCTCTACACGGCGGCGAAGTTCAAGGACAAGAAGCAGGATCCGGCCACGGCCGAGTACCTGTACGGCCTGTTCAGCGTCGACCTGAAGACCGGCAAGACCGAAACCACCGACTTCGGCCCGCTGACCGAGATCTACTTCAGCGGCATGCGCTCGCCCAAGGATCCGAACCTGATGTTCGGCGTGCTCAACCGCCTGGCCAAGTACGACATCAAGCAGAAGAAACTGATCCAGGCGGCGAGCCTGGACCATTCCTACTACTGCATTTCGTTCAATAAGGACGGCAGCAAGATCTACCTGGCCGGCACCTTCAACGACGTGGCGATCTTCGATGCCGAGACCCTGAAGCAGACCGGCAGCATCAAGCTGCCGGGCGGGGACATGGCGATCACCACGGCGCAGGTGTTTGTTCGGTAA
- the qhpC gene encoding quinohemoprotein amine dehydrogenase subunit gamma, whose protein sequence is MKHLKAINNKAQKLDQAAAENRIEEVVAMSSVAGCASTTDPGWEIDAFGGVSSLCQPMEADLYGCSDPCWWPAQVPDMMSTYPDWNKDAQASNDNWRNLGTVFPKDK, encoded by the coding sequence ATGAAACATCTCAAGGCAATCAACAACAAAGCGCAGAAGCTCGATCAGGCCGCGGCCGAGAACCGCATCGAAGAGGTGGTGGCGATGAGTTCCGTCGCCGGCTGCGCCTCGACCACGGATCCGGGCTGGGAAATCGATGCGTTCGGCGGAGTGTCGTCGCTGTGCCAGCCGATGGAGGCGGACCTGTACGGCTGCTCCGACCCGTGCTGGTGGCCGGCCCAGGTGCCGGACATGATGAGCACCTACCCGGACTGGAACAAGGATGCCCAGGCGTCCAACGACAACTGGCGCAACCTCGGCACGGTCTTCCCCAAAGACAAATGA